The sequence GCTCAGGCGCCGGCCATCGTCTCCGTGCCTCGCAACGGGCCGCTGCCGCTGTCCTTCGCTCAGCAGCGCCTCTGGTTCATCGACCAGCTCCAGCCCGGCAATGCCAACTACAACATGCCCACCTTCGTGCGCATGGAAGGCGCGCTCGACTCCGCGGCGTTGCAGCGCAGCTTCGAGGAGCTGGTGCGCCGGCATGAAGCCCTGCGCACCACCTTCACCCAGCACGAGGGCCAGCCCCTCCAGGTCATCGCTCCTCACGGCGAGCTGCCACTGGAGGTGACGGACCTCAGCAGCCTGGAGCCCACTGCCGCCCGCGCGGAGCTGGAGCGTCACCTGCGCACGGAGCTGCTGACTCCGTTCAACCTCTCCACCGGCCCGCTCATCCGTGCGCGGCTGTTGAAGCTGGGAGCGACGGACCACGTGCTCGTGCTCAACATGCACCACATCGTCTCCGACGGTTGGTCCATGGGCGTGCTCGTGCGCGAAGTCGCCGCGCTCTACGCGGCGTTCTCCGAAGGCCAGCCTTCGCCGCTGCGTCCTCTGCCGCTCCAGTACGCGGACTACGCCGTCTGGCAGCGTCAGTGGCTGCAAGGCGCGGTGCTCGATGAGCAGATTGCCTGGTGGAAGCAGCACCTCGGTGGCGCCGCCACGCTGGAGCTGCCCACGGACAAACCGCGCCCGCCCGTCCAGACCTTCCGTGGCTCGCACGTGCCCGTGGCACTGTCTCGTACCACCTCGGACGCGCTCAAGGCGCTGTGCCAGCAGGAGGGCGTCACGCCCTTCATGGTGCTGCTTGCCGCCTTCCAGGTGTTGCTCTCCCGCTACTCCGGCCAGCCGGATGTCTCGGTGGGCTCACCCATTGCCGGCCGCAACCGGGGCGAGCTCGAAGGGCTCATCGGCTTCTTCGTCAACACGCTCGTGCTGCGCTCGCAGCTCGACGCACAGCGCTCCTTCCGCGACGTGCTGGCGCAGGTGAAGGAGACGGCGCTGGGCGCCTACGCCCATCAGGACGTGCCCTTCGAGCGGCTGGTGGAAGAGCTCCAGCGCACCCGAGACTTGAGCCGCAGCCCCCTGTTCCAGGTCTTCTTCGCCCTACAGAACGCGCCCACCGCGGCGTCGATGCAGGGGCCGGAGCAGGCTCGCAAGCCGTCGCTGGCGCTGCGCCCGCTGGACGAGGTGAACAACCCCACCGTCCGCTTCGAGCTGGAGCTCAGCCTGTCCGAGACACCGGATGGCTTCCAGGGCCCCCTCCGCTACAACACCGACCTGTTCGAGAGCACGACGGCTCAGCGCATGGCAGAGCACTTCCAGGTGCTCGTGGAGGCCCTGGTTGCCCGGGCCGATGCGCCACTGGCCTCCATCTCCATGCTCACCGAGACGGAGCGGCGACATGTGCTGGTGGAGTGGAATGCCACCTCCTCCGAGTACCCGCGCGGCACCACGCTCCCCGAGGTCTTCGCGCAAGTCGTCGCGCGCTTCCCGGACAAGGTCGCCGTGGAGTTCGGTGACTCCAAGCTCACCTACCGGCAGTTGGATGAACGTGCGAACCAGCTCGCGTGGCACCTGCGCAGCCTGGGTGTGTCCACCGACTCGCGCGTGGCCATTGCCCTCGACCGCTCGCTGGAGCTGATTGTCTCCCTCGTCGCCATCCTCAAGGCTGGCGGCGCCTACGTGCCGCTCGACCCGTCGTACCCGCGTGAGCGCCTCGCCGCCATGGTGGAGGACGCTCAGCCCGGCGTGCTCATCACCTCGCGCGAGCTGGTGACGAAGCTGCCCACGGAGGGACTGTCCACCGTGGTGCTGGACGAGGTGTCGCTGGAGGCGCAGTCGACCTCCGCGCTGCCTGTCGCCGCACTCCCGCAGAGCCTCGCGTATATCGACTTCACGTCTGGCTCCACTGGTCGCCCCAAGGGCGTCGGCACTGCCCAGGCCGCTGTGCTGCGCACCCTCTTTGGCAACGACTACGCACACCTCGGCCCGGACGAGACGTTCCTCCTCATCGCGCCTGTCTCCTTCGACGCTTCCACCCTGGAGCTCTGGGGCCCGCTGCTTCACGGCGCGCGACTCGTCGTCTTCCCGCCGCACTCGCCCTCCGACTTGAAGGAACTGGAGTCGGTGCTGGTGAAGCACGGCGTGACGACACTGCACCTCACCGCCGGCCTCTTCACCCAGGTGGTCGACCACAACTTCCCCGCCCTGCGCGGCGTGAAGCAGTTGCTCACCGGTGGTGACGTGGTGAGCGCACCGCACGTGCGCCGCGTGATTGAAGAGCTGCGCATTCCCGTCACCGCCTGCTACGGCCCCACCGAGACGACGCTCTTCGCCTCTACTCACCGCATGACGCGCGTCGAGCAGGTCGGCGCCTCGGTCCCCATCGGCAAGCCCATGGGCAACACGCAGGTGTACCTGCTGGACGCCTCCGGTCAGCCGGTGCCCGTCGGTGTCGTGGGCGAGCTGTTCATCGGCGGTGACGGTGTGGCTCGCGGCTACGTCGGTCGGCCCGCGCTCACGGCGGAGCGCTTCGTCCCTGACGCCTTCTCCGGTGTGCCCGGTGCCCGCCTCTACCGCACGGGCGACCTCGCCCGCTGGCGCAACGACGGCGTGCTCGAGTTCCTCGGCCGCGCCGACGCTCAGGTGAAGGTGCGCGGCTACCGCATCGAGCTGGCCGAGGTCGAAGCGGCGCTGCTCGCCTTCCCCGATGTGGGTCAGGCCGTCGCGCTCGTGCGCGAAGACGTGCCTGGTGACAAGCGCCTCGTCGGCTACGTCGCCGCTCCCGAGTCTCTGGACATGGCCGCGCTCCGCACGGCCCTCAAGCAACGGCTGCCCGAGTACATGGTGCCCTCCGCCCTCGTGCGCCTGGATGCCCTGCCCCTTACCTCCAACGCCAAGGTCGACCGCAAGGCACTGCCCGCTCCGGACTCGTCCTCCACGGGCGCTGCGTACGTCGCCCCGCGCACTCCCACCGAGGAGACCGTGGCCGCCATCTGGGCCGAGGTGCTCCGCCTGGAGAAGGTCGGCGTCACCGACGACTTCTTCAACCTCGGTGGCCACTCGTTGCTGGCCGTGCGCCTCATGGCCCGGTTGCGTGAGCGCCTGGGCGTGGCGCCACCGATGTCCGCCCTGTTCCAGGCGCCTACCGTCGAAGGCCTCTCGAGCTGGATGTCGCAGCACGGGGACAGCGTCAGTCGCACGCCGAACCTCATGAAGATGGAGGCGGGCACGTCCACCCGTCGGCCGCTCTTCCTCGTCCACGGCGGAGGCGGCAGCGCGCTGGGCTACGCCGAGCTCGTTCGCCAGCTGGGGAGCGACAGGCCCGTCTACGCCCTGTCCGCCTCGGGCCTCGACGGCGGTGCGCTGCCCGCCGCCTCCGTCGAAGTCCTGGCTCGCGACTACCTCGCGCAGGTCCGCACGGTTCAACCCCAGGGGCCCTATCTCCTGGGTGGCTGGTCCTTCGGAGGACTCGTGGCGTACGAGATGGCGCGGCTCCTCCAGGCCTCGGGCGAGCGCGTGGAAGTGCTCGCCCTCATCGACACTCCCGCGCCCTCGGGCCAGCCGCATCCCGAGGCCGACCTCCTCTCGTACCTGGCGGGCTTCGGCCGGGTGCTCGGGCTGCCGTTGCAGGAGCTGACGCTGGACCTGGAGCATCTGCGGCGCCTGGACGTCCGGGGTGCGCTGGCCTACGTGATGGAGCAGGCACGGCGCTCACCTTCAGGCGGACCCGGCCTGGACCTCGACGCAGCCGAGCGGCTCTTCGGCGTGTACCAGCGACTCCACGAGGCGTTGCGGCGCTACGTCCCGGGCGGCACCTACACGGGCCCGGCCTGGGTCGTCAAAGCCGCCTCGCGCCCGGAGGGGTACACGTTCCCCGAGGACCTCGGCTGGGGACGCTGGCTCACCGAGCCGCCCTCGGTCCACGAAGTCCCGGGCGAGCACTACACGCTGCTGCGCGCGCCCCATGTCCAGTCCGTGGCCCGGACGCTGGCCGGGCTCCTCGCTTCCCTGGAGCGCGAGCCATGACCTCCCGAGGGGCCCGGCGCCATCCCCCGCGAGGCTGCTATCCTGGCGGCCGCACGCGGGGACTTCCTTCCCTGCTGGAGCACGCATCGTGATCGTCAACATCGAGGACCTCCGCCAGCGCGCCCGCCGACGGCTGCCCAAGGCCGTGTTCGACTACGTGGAGGGCTCCGCCGAGGACGGCTTCACGGCGAGCGCCAACCGGCGCGGCTTCGACCGCTACCTCTTCCGGGCACGCTCGCTGGTGGACGTGAGCGTGGTGGACCGCTCCACCACGGTGCTCGGCGAGAAGCTGGCCACGCCGCTCATCCTCGGGCCCACGGGGCTCGCGGGACTGCTCGCGCCCCGAGGCGAGGAGCTGGCCGCGAAGGGCGCGGCGAGCCGGGGCGCGCTGTTCACCTTGAGCACCATGTCCATCGGCACCATCGAGGAGGTGGCCGCCGCGGCGCCCTCGCCGCTGTGGTTCCAGCTCTACGTGTGGAGGGACCGGGGCGTGACGCGCTCGCTGGTGGAGCGGGCAAAGGCGGCGGGCTATCGCGCGCTGTGCCTCACGGTGGACGTGCCGGCCATGGGCAACCGCGAGAATGACAGGCGCAATGGCTTCACCATTCCGCCGCGCATCACCTTCACCAACCTGCTCGACGTGTTCCGGCACCTCGGCTGGGTGCTGCGCATGTCGTCGAGTCCCCGGGCCACGTTCGGCAACTTCGTGGACCTGCCGGAGTTGAAGCGCACGGATGCGGTGTCCGTGGCGCAGTTCACCAACAGCCAGTTCGACCCGTCGGTGACGTGGAAGGACGTGGAGTGGCTGCGCTCGGTGTGGCCGGGGCCGCTGGTGCTCAAGGGCATCTCGTGCGCGGAGGATGCGCGGCGCGCGGTGGAGCTGGGCGTGGAGGCCATCATCGTGTCCAACCATGGCGGGCGGCAGCTCGACTTCCTGCCGGGTGCGGTGGATGTGCTGCCGGAGGTGGTGGACGCGGTGGAGGGGCGCAGCGAGGTCATCCTCGATGGCGGCATCCGCCGTGGGTCGGACGTGGTGAAGGCGATTGCGATGGGGGCTCGGGCCTGCATGATTGGACGGCCGTTCCTGTACGGGCTGGCGGCCAACGGGCAGGCGGGGGTGGAGCTGGCGCTGGACATCCTCTCCAAGGAGATTGACCGGACGCTGGCGCTGCTCGGACGGCCGAAGCTGGCGGACCTGGACCGCTCGGCGCTCCGTGTGGATGTGCCGGCGTTGCTGGAGGCGCCGGGCTCGTCGCTGCGGCTCGTGGATGGGGCTCGCCGGCTGCCGGTGGGTTGAGGGGTTGCCTCACGCTGGAATCGGGGACAACCTTACAGGGCGGTAGAGTTTTTTCCACCCTGGGATGTCGTACCCGATTGTCGTGCCATCCCAATGTGGGCATGGGCGGCAGGAGCGTGAGGCAGCCATGGAACGGAAACCGGCCACATACGCGGACCTGGTAGCGCTCCCCGACAATGTCATCGGAGAGCTGATTGGCGGGGTGCTGCACGCCAGCCCATGGCCTGCTGGGGCGGAGATCATCGCGGGAATCAACCTGGGTGCCGCGCTGGGCATGCCAATCGTCACGGGGCGGGGAGGGACAGGTGGATGGGTCATGCTCCGTAAGCCGGAGTTGCGTCTGGGCGAGGACGTGCTGGTGCCCGACCTGGTCGGCTGGCACCACGAGCGGATTCCCAATCCGCGAGAGGTGGAGGCCTTCACGATGGTGCCGGACTGGGTCTGCGAGGTGATAGCTCCCTCAACGCAGACCCTGGACCTCGAGGTGAAACTGCCCGTCTATGCGCGCGAGGGCGTGAGGCACGTCTGGCTGGTGGACCCGAGAGCCAAGGTGCTGGAGGTGCTTCGATTGGAGGGCTCAGGCTATTCGCTGGTTGTGACCCACTCCGGCCCGGCGGTCGTTCGCGCGGAGCCCTTCGACGCCGTCGAACTGAAGCTGTCCTTCATCTGGGGCAAG comes from Pyxidicoccus parkwaysis and encodes:
- a CDS encoding alpha-hydroxy acid oxidase, producing the protein MIVNIEDLRQRARRRLPKAVFDYVEGSAEDGFTASANRRGFDRYLFRARSLVDVSVVDRSTTVLGEKLATPLILGPTGLAGLLAPRGEELAAKGAASRGALFTLSTMSIGTIEEVAAAAPSPLWFQLYVWRDRGVTRSLVERAKAAGYRALCLTVDVPAMGNRENDRRNGFTIPPRITFTNLLDVFRHLGWVLRMSSSPRATFGNFVDLPELKRTDAVSVAQFTNSQFDPSVTWKDVEWLRSVWPGPLVLKGISCAEDARRAVELGVEAIIVSNHGGRQLDFLPGAVDVLPEVVDAVEGRSEVILDGGIRRGSDVVKAIAMGARACMIGRPFLYGLAANGQAGVELALDILSKEIDRTLALLGRPKLADLDRSALRVDVPALLEAPGSSLRLVDGARRLPVG
- a CDS encoding Uma2 family endonuclease produces the protein MERKPATYADLVALPDNVIGELIGGVLHASPWPAGAEIIAGINLGAALGMPIVTGRGGTGGWVMLRKPELRLGEDVLVPDLVGWHHERIPNPREVEAFTMVPDWVCEVIAPSTQTLDLEVKLPVYAREGVRHVWLVDPRAKVLEVLRLEGSGYSLVVTHSGPAVVRAEPFDAVELKLSFIWGK